One Ethanoligenens harbinense YUAN-3 genomic window carries:
- the flhA gene encoding flagellar biosynthesis protein FlhA encodes MKWLKSSAVSIGLICVIFLIIIPVPAGVLDFLFMLNLSIGVVILLTALFIKDTLQFSIFPSLLLMTTLFRLALEISATRLILGNSGDAGEVIAAFGSFVIKGNLVVGVVVFLIIVVVQFIVITKGSERVAEVAARFTLDAMPGKQMAIDADLNAGIITEPEARRRRTNIQREADFYGSMDGASKFVKGDATVAILIVIINIVGGVISGLVAGEDIQKVLTTYTQATIGEGLLAQLPALLISVATGLIVTRAASDANISQDLASQLLSRPLVLRITGGVLLFIMFLPGFPAPVLFLEGALFIVLSFVVDRRQKRAAMAPAAAAAAAAVPAADAELKKLQNPENVYQYLEVETIEMEFGYSLIPLVDESQGGTFVDKVVMFRKQFALDTGMVIPSVRMRDNIQLGNNTYVIKIRGEEVARGELLAGSLLIMNPSADTFDVDGVDTVEPAFGLKARWISPEKRSEAELKGYTVIDPAAVMMTHLSEIIRRHAWEMLGRKEVNALLDTVKKNNASLVEELIPNKLTVGELQKVLQNLLRESVPIRDMVGILETLADHAPKIKDADLLSEFARQGLRRTISHRYAPHGELQVITVDPQVEQLINQSVRQTDSGAYLAIEPDKAQAIIDNLTALVGRCGDAGIEPVVLAAPQTRLYLKRLTEQALPDLAVISYNELENDVKLQALGAVAA; translated from the coding sequence ATGAAATGGCTGAAAAGCAGCGCGGTGTCCATCGGGCTGATCTGTGTGATCTTCCTCATCATCATCCCCGTGCCGGCGGGCGTGCTCGATTTCCTGTTCATGCTCAACCTGTCCATCGGCGTCGTCATTTTGCTCACGGCGCTGTTCATCAAGGATACGCTGCAGTTTTCCATCTTTCCCTCTCTGCTGTTGATGACGACACTGTTCCGCCTGGCGCTGGAGATTTCGGCCACCCGCCTCATCCTCGGCAACAGCGGCGACGCGGGTGAGGTCATCGCTGCATTCGGCAGCTTCGTCATCAAGGGCAACCTGGTGGTGGGCGTGGTCGTGTTCCTCATCATCGTGGTGGTGCAGTTCATCGTCATCACCAAGGGCTCCGAGCGCGTGGCCGAGGTGGCCGCCCGTTTCACCCTCGATGCCATGCCCGGCAAGCAGATGGCCATCGACGCCGACCTCAACGCCGGTATCATCACCGAGCCCGAGGCGCGCCGCCGCCGCACCAATATCCAGCGCGAAGCGGATTTCTATGGTTCGATGGACGGCGCCTCCAAGTTCGTCAAGGGCGATGCCACCGTTGCCATCCTCATCGTCATCATCAACATCGTGGGCGGCGTTATCTCCGGGCTGGTGGCCGGGGAGGATATTCAGAAGGTGCTCACCACCTACACGCAGGCGACCATCGGCGAGGGGCTGCTGGCCCAGTTGCCGGCGCTGCTCATCTCGGTGGCCACCGGTCTCATCGTCACCCGCGCCGCCTCGGACGCCAACATCAGCCAGGACCTCGCCTCCCAACTGCTTTCCCGCCCGCTGGTGCTGCGCATCACCGGGGGCGTGCTGCTGTTCATCATGTTTCTGCCCGGTTTTCCCGCGCCGGTGCTGTTCCTGGAGGGCGCGCTGTTCATCGTCCTCAGCTTTGTGGTGGACAGGCGGCAGAAGCGCGCCGCCATGGCGCCGGCCGCCGCTGCCGCGGCAGCGGCGGTGCCCGCGGCCGACGCCGAGCTGAAAAAACTTCAGAATCCGGAAAACGTCTACCAGTATCTTGAGGTCGAGACTATCGAGATGGAGTTTGGCTACAGTCTCATCCCGCTGGTGGATGAATCGCAGGGCGGCACGTTTGTGGACAAGGTGGTCATGTTCCGCAAGCAGTTCGCGCTGGATACCGGCATGGTCATTCCCAGCGTGCGGATGCGTGACAACATCCAGCTCGGTAACAACACGTATGTGATCAAGATTCGCGGCGAGGAGGTGGCGCGGGGCGAGCTGCTGGCGGGCAGCCTGCTCATCATGAACCCCTCGGCGGACACGTTCGACGTGGACGGCGTGGACACCGTGGAGCCCGCGTTCGGTCTCAAGGCGCGCTGGATCTCGCCCGAAAAGCGCAGTGAGGCGGAGCTGAAAGGCTATACGGTAATCGACCCGGCGGCCGTTATGATGACCCATCTTTCCGAGATCATCCGCCGCCATGCATGGGAGATGCTCGGGCGCAAAGAGGTCAACGCGCTGCTCGACACCGTCAAGAAGAACAACGCCTCCCTGGTGGAGGAACTCATTCCGAATAAGCTCACCGTGGGCGAGCTGCAGAAAGTGCTGCAGAACCTCCTGCGCGAATCCGTTCCCATCCGCGACATGGTGGGCATACTGGAAACGCTGGCCGACCACGCTCCCAAGATCAAGGATGCCGATCTGCTTTCCGAATTCGCAAGGCAGGGGCTGCGGCGCACCATTTCGCACCGGTATGCGCCGCATGGCGAGCTGCAGGTCATCACGGTGGACCCGCAGGTGGAGCAGCTCATCAACCAGAGCGTGCGCCAGACCGACAGCGGCGCCTACCTGGCCATCGAGCCGGACAAGGCGCAGGCCATCATCGACAACCTCACCGCCCTGGTGGGCCGGTGCGGCGACGCGGGCATTGAGCCGGTGGTGCTGGCCGCGCCCCAGACCCGCCTGTATCTCAAGCGATTGACCGAACAGGCATTGCCGGATCTGGCGGTTATCAGTTATAATGAGTTAGAAAATGATGTCAAATTGCAGGCGCTCGGCGCCGTGGCGGCCTGA
- the flhB gene encoding flagellar biosynthesis protein FlhB, whose amino-acid sequence MPEASAGDKTEKATPKRREDERKKGHVVQSPDVTSAVAMLGTFAVLRVMGPSMIKSLSDGMRGMLANLTSAVSGYEDMRARMTAALSVLIGVAVPVMLVAFAATVATTLAQTRLLVSLDQLKPDLSRLNPLEGIKRLFSVRSLVELGKSILKVVLVGAVVYFEIQPQMHTILLLYNMSLAQSFSWVAGILADIGIKVAGVMLLLGAIDYFYQWFQYEKDIRMTKEEIKEEYKQMEGNPEIKGKIKNLQRQMARRRMMQDVPKADVVLRNPTHFAVALKYEHGKQRAPVCVAKGRNAVALRIVEIAEENHVYIREDPPLTRALYQAVEVGGQIPAEFYKAVAEVLAYIYKLRRAGRR is encoded by the coding sequence ATGCCCGAAGCGTCCGCGGGGGACAAAACCGAAAAAGCCACCCCGAAACGACGGGAAGACGAACGGAAAAAAGGCCATGTGGTCCAGAGCCCGGATGTCACCTCCGCCGTAGCCATGCTCGGCACGTTTGCGGTGCTGCGCGTGATGGGGCCGTCCATGATCAAGAGCCTGTCGGACGGGATGCGCGGCATGCTGGCGAACCTCACGTCCGCCGTGTCCGGATACGAGGACATGCGCGCGCGGATGACAGCCGCCCTGTCGGTGCTCATCGGGGTGGCGGTGCCCGTGATGCTGGTGGCGTTTGCCGCCACGGTGGCCACCACGCTGGCGCAGACTCGGCTGCTTGTCTCGCTGGACCAGCTCAAGCCGGATCTTTCCCGCCTCAACCCGCTGGAGGGTATCAAGCGTCTGTTCTCGGTGCGGTCGCTTGTGGAGCTGGGCAAATCCATCCTGAAGGTCGTGCTGGTGGGCGCGGTGGTCTATTTCGAGATCCAGCCCCAGATGCACACCATTCTCCTGCTGTATAACATGAGCCTGGCGCAGTCGTTTTCCTGGGTGGCCGGCATCCTGGCGGATATCGGCATCAAGGTGGCGGGCGTGATGCTGCTGCTCGGTGCCATTGATTATTTTTACCAGTGGTTTCAGTATGAAAAAGATATCCGCATGACCAAGGAAGAGATCAAGGAAGAATACAAGCAGATGGAAGGTAACCCCGAAATCAAGGGGAAGATCAAGAACCTGCAGCGTCAGATGGCGCGCCGCCGCATGATGCAGGACGTACCGAAGGCCGACGTGGTGCTGCGCAACCCCACGCACTTCGCCGTGGCGCTCAAGTATGAACACGGCAAGCAGCGCGCGCCGGTCTGCGTGGCCAAGGGGCGGAACGCCGTGGCGCTGCGCATCGTGGAGATCGCGGAAGAGAACCATGTGTATATCCGGGAAGACCCGCCGCTCACCCGCGCGCTCTATCAGGCGGTGGAAGTGGGCGGGCAGATCCCGGCGGAGTTTTACAAGGCGGTCGCGGAAGTGCTCGCCTACATCTACAAGCTGCGGCGGGCCGGCCGCAGGTAA